GATCGCTTTGGCCAGGGGTTTGGTGTCCCGGCGCGGCATGGCCCGGAACAGCACCAGTTCGAGCAGCTCGTAGTCGGGGAGGGACTGTGCACCGCCTTCGCGGAAGCGCTTTCGCAGCCGCTCGCGATGGCCGAGATAGTGCGGTTTGGCGGCATCCTGGAACCCAGTGTCCTTTGAGGCCGCCTGGTCGGCGGTCGCCGCTTGGTCGTCAGAGCTCAGTTTTTCCTTCGAGCTCATTGGCGTGGAGTCCCGGTTGGTCGGCTCCCCGAGCGGAACACGCTCTAGGCGCGCACGGGCGGGCGATCGAGCCCGGCGGGCGATAGGGTGAAAATCTCGCATCCCGTGTCCGTCACGCCGATCGTGTGCTCGTACTGCGCTGACAGCGAGCGGTCGCGCGTCACGGCGGTCCAGCCGTCGGAGAGGATCTTCACGTGCGGCTTGCCGAGATTGATCATCGGTTCGATCGTGAAGAGCATGCCGGGCTTGAGCGGCAGGCCTTCGCCCGGCTCGCCATAGTGAAGAATGTTCGGCCGGTCGTGGAAGACCTGTCCTAGGCCGTGTCCGCAGAAATCGCGGACCACGCCGCAGCGCTCGCCTTCCGCATAGGTCTGGATGGCATGGCCGATGTCGCCGGTCGTCGCGCCCGGCTTCACCGCCTCGATGCCCAGCATCAGAGACTTATGGGTCACTTCGAGCAGGCGCTCGGCGGCGCGGGGAATGGCGCCGACCGGATACATGCGGCTGGAATCGCCATGCCAGCCATCGACGATCAGCGTGACGTCGATATTCAGAATGTCGCCTTCCTTCAGCGCACGCGGGCCGGGAATGCCGTGGCAGACAACGTGATTCACCGAGGTGCAGATGGATTTCGGGAAGCCGCGATAATTCAACGGGGCCGGCGTCGCGCCATGAGATGTGGCGAAGTCGAACACCAGATCGTCGAGCGATTCCGTGGTTACGCCGGGCTCGACGTGCTCGACCAGCATGTCGAGGGCTTCGGCCACAAGCCGCCCCGCCTTCGCCATGCCGGCGAATGCGTCGGGACCGTGCAGCTTGATTCTGTTGTCGCGCGTCTGGGCGCGGGCGATTTCTAGTTCGGACATGGGCTCGGATTATAGGGGGCGTTGGTACTACAGCTAGTGCGAATTCGCCCCAGGTTCAAGTCGAGGGGGCCTAGCGGGGCTGCCTGCGCAGCCGGATAGGCCGCGGAAGGCCGAGACCCTCCAGAGAAACGTCGGACGCCACGGCCAGAGCTTCGATACCGGAGGCCATGGCTGCCTCGAAGGCGGCCGCATAATTGGGGTCGATATCGTTGGCTAGGGCAAAGGCCTCCGCGTCGCCCCGTTGGACGAAATAGACCATGACTGCGCGGGCTCCGGCCGCAACCACGCGGGACAGTTCGCCCAGATGCTTGGCACCCCGCGCGGTGACCGAATCCGGGAACTCGGCCAATCCGGGCTCGCGCATTAAATGCACGTTCTTGATCTCCACATAGCAGGGCGGGCGGGTTTCATCCTCGAGCAGAACGTCGATCCGGCTGCCCGTGCCATAGCGCACCTCGCGGCGCATAGAGGCGTAACCGGACAGCTCTGGAATGAGGCCCCGTTCGATGGCCGCGGCCACGGCGCCATTCGGGCTGGACGTATTGATGCCGACCAGAGCCGGCCCCCGGCCGAGATCGACTTCGATCAGTTCCCAGGAGAACGCCAGTTTCCGCTTGGGGTTGTTCGATTTCGACAGCCAGACCCGCGAACCCGGCTCGGCGAGCCCGAGCATGGAGCCGGGGTTGGCGCAGTGAGCCGTAACCGTTTCTCCGGAGGGGAGCTCGACATCGGACAGAAAGCGCTTGTAGCGCTTGATCAGCCGGCCCTCGATAAGCTCGGATGGAAACCGCGTGAGCATGGGGAAACCTAAAAAGGCCGCCTCGACGCGGCAAGCATCGCATCCGAGTCATCCCCACTGGACACGTGCCCGAACTTCGCCTTCACTCCCGGCCATGACCGAGGAGCCCCAATCCCCCGAGGCGGTCACCGCCGCGCTGATAGTGATCGGCGAGGAGATCCTCTCCGGGCGCACGATAGATACCAACACGCCCTATATCGCCGCCCATCTCGGCAGAGCCGGGATTGCATTGCGGGAAGTCCGTGTCGTGGCCGATATCGAAGCCGAAATCGCCGACGCCGTGAACGCGTTGCGGCAGCGCTACTCCTATGTGTTCACGACGGGCGGGATCGGGCCCACCCACGATGACGTAACGACGGACGCGATCGGTTTGGCATTCAATGTGCCGGTCGCCATCAATGACGAGGCCGTCGAAGCGATGCGCCTGCAATACCGTCCCGAAGACCTGACGCCAACGCGGCTGAGAATGGCGCGCATTCCAGAGGGCGCCGCACTCATCCATAACGCGGTCTCCCGTGCTCCCGGCTATATGATCGAGAACGTTATCGTCATGGCTGGCATCCCTGCCGTGATGCAGGTCATGCTCGACGAGGTCTTTCCGCGCCTGGCCAAGGGACGCCCCGTGAAGGCCCGCGCGGTACGGGTGAACGCGGCGGAGAGTGACGTGGCGACACCGCTTGCCGCACTCCAAGCGGCCTATGCCGACGTGCAGATGGGCTCCTATCCCTTCGTCGAACACCGGCGTTATGGCACCTATCTCGTGCTTCGCTCAGTGGACGACCAAAGGCTTGGCGAAGCCCTCGAGGCCCTTTGGGGCATCATCGAAGAACACGGCTTTACGGCAAGCCAGGTCGAAGAGTCTTAACGCGACAGCCCAAGCTGGCCATTTCGAATCAGTTGGGGCTCGAATGCCCCGGCCTTAAAGCTGTGGAAATTTTCCGCGTTCGAGACCGTCCGAAGAGCAGGGCAGGCCGTTTTTTGACATGCGGGCCCAAGCGATTCGGGTTGGCGTAGTCGAAGGGATGTCCGTCGTCTGTGCTTTTCCCAAGACAGCGCCCCCCGGATCGAGCGGACGCAGCTGAAGGGAACGAGGGAGTGGCCATGCGAAGTGTGTTTCGATAATACGCAGCATACGGAGCAGTTTGTGCTTCGCGGATTGCGATGCGTTGGTGCAAACTACGGCGCCGGCAGCCGGCGAAGAAGGCGGGGTGCGGCCACGCGTGTCGATGCCGAAGGCCAAAAAAGCATCAGTCCGTAGACAGAGTATTGCCTGGCTTTTTTGACCGGCGGGTCCCTGCAGACGGTCCGTGAGGAGACGTTCCGAGTTTGCACTGCGCCGCTACATCGAAGGCGCTGAGCGGCTGCGGGCACGGGCGGCCAGGCTTCAAGGGCCTGGTTGCCAACATATTGATTTCACGCAATAAAAAAGGCGCGGGGAGCGTTGCTCCCGCGCCTTTTTGCGAAGCCGTTGCGAAAGGCTAGGCCCTTTTGGCAGCCCTCTTTTTCGCAGGCGCCTTCTTCTTGGCCGCCCGCTTCTTCGCAGGTGCTTTCTTCTTCGCAGGCCGCTTCTTTGCGGCTGTGGTCTTGCGGGCGGTCTTCTTCTTCGCCGGCGCCTTCTTCTTGGCGGCCCGCTTCTTCGCAGGCGCCTTCTTCTTCACAACCCGCTTCTTTGCGGCCGTGGTCTTGCGTACGGTTTTCTTCTTCGCCGGCGCGCGCTTCTTGGCGACGGTCTTTTTCTTGGCGACGGTTTTCCGCTTGGCCGGCGCCTTCTTCTTCGTTGCGGTCTTCTTCTTCGCTACTGCCATTTCTATGTCCCTTCCTATCGGGTGGCTGGCTAATCGGATGACTCTAAAACTACACCCTAACTACACCCGCTCGTCGATCCGCACGTATCGCATTTCAGACACGTCCCGTTTCGGACGAGGGTAAAGTTGCCGCATTCTCCACATGCTTCCCCTTCATAACCCTTAACGCGCGCTTCGGCGACGAGCGCCGAGGCACCGCGTTGGGCTAGGGCCTCGACAGCCAGCGCCACATGTTCCGCCGTGCTCGAAGGAGTCGTGTCGAGCGAGGCGGTGGTACGGCCAGCCGTATCGCTTTGCGACTCTTCCTCATCGTCTTCGTTCAGAGCTTGCACCCGCGCCGTCGCGGATTGCGCGTCGCCGATGGCAGGTGCGGTGCGCTCGCCGAGCCGTCCCCGCGTGAAGCCGGGGGACACGAGCATTTCGGTGAGCGTCTGGCCATGGCTTGCATCGCCCGACCCGACCGTGGTGCTGCCAATCTCGTTGGGATCGACATGGGCCAGTTCGAAACGCCCTAGATAGGACACGGCCAATTCCCGGAAGAGATAGTCGAGAATGGACGTGGCGTTCTTGATCGCCTCGTTGCCCCGCACCGGACCTGCCGGTTCGAAGCGCGTGAACGTGAAGGCGTCGACGAACTCCTCGAGCGGGACGCCGTATTGCAGACCAACCGACACCGCGATGGCGAAGTTGTTCATCAGCGACCGGAAGGCGGCGCCTTCCTTGTGCATGTCGATGAATATCTCGCCCAGGCGCCCGTCATCGTATTCGCCGGTCCGCAAGTAGACCTTGTGACCGCCGACCATGGCTTTCTGGGTATAGCCCTTGCGGCGATCCGGCAGACGCTCGCGTTCCGCGGAGGCACGC
This genomic window from Methyloceanibacter caenitepidi contains:
- the sfsA gene encoding DNA/RNA nuclease SfsA, with amino-acid sequence MLTRFPSELIEGRLIKRYKRFLSDVELPSGETVTAHCANPGSMLGLAEPGSRVWLSKSNNPKRKLAFSWELIEVDLGRGPALVGINTSSPNGAVAAAIERGLIPELSGYASMRREVRYGTGSRIDVLLEDETRPPCYVEIKNVHLMREPGLAEFPDSVTARGAKHLGELSRVVAAGARAVMVYFVQRGDAEAFALANDIDPNYAAAFEAAMASGIEALAVASDVSLEGLGLPRPIRLRRQPR
- the map gene encoding type I methionyl aminopeptidase, whose amino-acid sequence is MSELEIARAQTRDNRIKLHGPDAFAGMAKAGRLVAEALDMLVEHVEPGVTTESLDDLVFDFATSHGATPAPLNYRGFPKSICTSVNHVVCHGIPGPRALKEGDILNIDVTLIVDGWHGDSSRMYPVGAIPRAAERLLEVTHKSLMLGIEAVKPGATTGDIGHAIQTYAEGERCGVVRDFCGHGLGQVFHDRPNILHYGEPGEGLPLKPGMLFTIEPMINLGKPHVKILSDGWTAVTRDRSLSAQYEHTIGVTDTGCEIFTLSPAGLDRPPVRA
- a CDS encoding competence/damage-inducible protein A, which codes for MTEEPQSPEAVTAALIVIGEEILSGRTIDTNTPYIAAHLGRAGIALREVRVVADIEAEIADAVNALRQRYSYVFTTGGIGPTHDDVTTDAIGLAFNVPVAINDEAVEAMRLQYRPEDLTPTRLRMARIPEGAALIHNAVSRAPGYMIENVIVMAGIPAVMQVMLDEVFPRLAKGRPVKARAVRVNAAESDVATPLAALQAAYADVQMGSYPFVEHRRYGTYLVLRSVDDQRLGEALEALWGIIEEHGFTASQVEES